From one Marinobacter sp. LV10MA510-1 genomic stretch:
- a CDS encoding homoserine dehydrogenase yields the protein MKQVSVGICGLGTVGSGTFKVLTRNAAIIAGRSGCNIQITRIASRTPRSDIDLGGVPFSTDVYDVVNDPAIDIVVEVIGGYDAAKELVLTAIKNGKHVVTANKALIAEHGTEIFAAAEKAGVIVAYEAGVAGGIPVIKAIREGLAGNRIDWIAGIMNGTGNYILTEMRAGREFAGVLEEAKALGYAEADPTFDVEGIDAAHKLTILASAGFGVPLQFNKAYTEGISKITPYDIAHAEQLGYRIKHLGIARRREDGIELRVHPTLVPQSHLIAQVDGVLNAILVDGDAVGQTMYYGPGAGDEATGSAVVADIIDVARIVASGSSLRVPFLGFAPEAMEDLPVLEMEDIQSAYYLRITAFDRPGVLAKIATILSDSGINIESIMQKEFEVKDGRIPVIILTHTVQERQMNGAIAELENLPDIDGQVVRIRAENFY from the coding sequence GTGAAACAGGTCAGTGTTGGAATTTGCGGACTCGGAACCGTGGGCAGCGGAACCTTCAAGGTACTCACTCGCAACGCGGCGATCATTGCCGGTAGGTCAGGGTGCAACATCCAGATTACCCGCATTGCCAGCCGAACCCCTCGCTCAGACATCGACCTGGGTGGGGTTCCCTTCAGCACTGACGTCTATGACGTGGTGAACGATCCCGCTATTGATATCGTGGTGGAAGTGATTGGCGGCTACGATGCCGCCAAAGAACTGGTGCTGACCGCGATCAAAAACGGCAAGCACGTAGTTACCGCCAACAAGGCATTAATAGCTGAGCACGGCACCGAAATTTTCGCCGCAGCTGAAAAAGCCGGCGTAATCGTGGCTTATGAGGCGGGCGTGGCCGGTGGTATTCCGGTTATCAAAGCCATCCGCGAAGGCCTGGCGGGCAACCGCATTGACTGGATTGCCGGCATTATGAACGGCACCGGTAACTACATTCTGACCGAAATGCGCGCGGGCCGTGAATTCGCCGGCGTGTTGGAAGAGGCCAAGGCTCTGGGTTACGCCGAAGCCGATCCCACCTTTGACGTGGAAGGCATAGATGCCGCCCATAAGCTCACCATTCTGGCCTCGGCCGGCTTTGGTGTGCCGCTGCAGTTCAACAAAGCCTACACTGAAGGCATCTCTAAAATTACCCCTTACGACATCGCCCACGCCGAACAGCTGGGTTATCGCATCAAACATCTGGGCATTGCCCGCCGCCGCGAAGACGGCATAGAGCTGCGAGTTCACCCAACGCTGGTTCCCCAGAGCCACCTGATTGCACAGGTAGACGGCGTACTGAACGCCATTCTGGTAGACGGCGACGCCGTTGGCCAAACCATGTACTACGGCCCGGGTGCCGGCGACGAAGCCACCGGTTCCGCCGTGGTTGCCGACATTATCGACGTTGCCCGCATAGTCGCCAGCGGCAGCAGCTTGCGCGTACCTTTCCTGGGTTTTGCACCGGAAGCGATGGAAGATCTGCCGGTACTGGAAATGGAAGACATACAGTCGGCGTATTATCTGCGTATCACCGCGTTTGATCGCCCCGGTGTGCTGGCCAAAATCGCGACTATCCTGAGCGACAGCGGCATCAACATCGAATCCATTATGCAAAAAGAATTCGAAGTGAAAGACGGCCGCATCCCGGTGATTATCCTGACTCACACCGTGCAGGAACGGCAGATGAACGGCGCCATTGCAGAATTGGAAAACCTGCCAGACATAGACGGCCAGGTGGTTCGTATTCGCGCCGAAAACTTTTACTAA
- the thrC gene encoding threonine synthase: protein MRYISTRGEAPALGFEDVLLTGLAPDGGLYVPESLPQFNLEEIRSWRGLSYSELAFNVMYPFVEGDIPADDFRTMLDDTYGVFAHKAIAPLVQIDSNEWVLELFHGPTLAFKDFALQLLGRLLDYVLERRKQHVVIMGATSGDTGSAAIEGCRRCEHVDIFILHPYQRVSEVQRRQMTTVQGDNIYNIAVKGNFDDCQRMVKASFGDQSFLGGKTQLAAVNSINWARIMAQIVYYFHASLALGGPDRSMAFSVPTGNFGDIFAGYLARKMGLPISQLVIATNRNDILHRFMSGNKYEQHQLEHTLSPSMDIMVSSNFERLLFDLHGRDGHAVKTLLEDASKGPVSIDDFRWRQARRLFDSSAVGDQDTCDTIREVFQQNAYLLDPHTAIGVRAARNCRRDASIPMITLGTAHPAKFPDAVAESGVSARPELPAHLADLFEREEKYTVLDNNIADVQAFIAKHWKNT from the coding sequence GTGAGATACATCAGCACGCGGGGTGAAGCGCCCGCACTGGGTTTTGAAGACGTTTTATTAACCGGCCTGGCGCCAGACGGCGGTTTGTACGTGCCCGAAAGCCTGCCCCAGTTCAATTTGGAAGAAATTCGCAGCTGGCGTGGCCTAAGCTACAGCGAACTGGCGTTTAACGTCATGTACCCGTTTGTGGAAGGCGACATTCCCGCCGACGATTTCCGCACCATGCTGGACGACACCTACGGCGTGTTCGCCCACAAGGCCATCGCTCCGCTGGTACAGATCGACAGCAACGAATGGGTATTGGAGCTGTTCCACGGGCCGACCCTGGCGTTCAAGGATTTCGCACTGCAACTGCTGGGCCGCCTGCTGGATTACGTGCTGGAAAGGCGCAAGCAGCACGTGGTGATTATGGGCGCTACCTCTGGCGATACCGGCTCGGCCGCCATCGAAGGCTGCCGCCGCTGCGAACACGTGGATATCTTTATTCTGCACCCCTACCAGCGGGTGTCTGAAGTGCAGCGCCGGCAGATGACCACGGTGCAAGGCGACAATATTTACAATATTGCCGTGAAAGGCAATTTTGATGACTGCCAACGCATGGTCAAAGCCAGCTTTGGCGACCAGTCATTTCTGGGTGGCAAAACCCAGCTGGCGGCGGTGAACTCTATCAACTGGGCGCGCATCATGGCCCAGATTGTGTACTACTTTCATGCGTCCCTGGCCCTGGGTGGGCCAGACCGCAGCATGGCGTTTTCGGTGCCCACCGGTAACTTTGGCGACATTTTTGCCGGTTACCTGGCGCGGAAAATGGGCCTGCCCATTTCCCAGCTGGTGATTGCCACCAACCGCAACGACATACTGCATCGCTTTATGAGCGGCAACAAATACGAACAGCATCAGCTGGAGCATACCCTGTCCCCAAGTATGGACATTATGGTGTCCAGCAACTTCGAACGCCTGTTGTTTGATCTGCACGGCCGCGACGGCCACGCCGTGAAAACCCTGCTGGAAGACGCCTCCAAAGGCCCGGTCAGCATCGACGACTTCCGCTGGAGGCAGGCCCGCCGCCTGTTTGACAGCAGTGCTGTAGGCGACCAAGACACCTGCGACACCATCCGCGAGGTGTTCCAACAGAACGCATATCTGTTAGACCCGCACACCGCCATTGGCGTGCGCGCGGCCCGCAACTGCCGCCGCGATGCCAGCATACCGATGATTACCCTGGGCACCGCCCACCCGGCGAAATTCCCCGATGCCGTGGCTGAGTCCGGCGTAAGCGCCAGGCCCGAACTGCCGGCTCACCTGGCCGACCTGTTCGAGCGGGAAGAGAAATACACCGTGTTGGACAACAACATCGCCGACGTTCAGGCCTTTATTGCCAAACACTGGAAAAACACCTGA